The Halobacterium sp. CBA1132 genome has a segment encoding these proteins:
- a CDS encoding DNA-directed DNA polymerase yields the protein MEDTDLSEFMHEGSDAGDDAADDPGDTVRAQAEAEVVAGDGDPVVNEIVSAEAEALPDADGDVELMVTQVDYTVEGDGDRERPVVHVFGRTADDTAEHVRVHGFRPYFYAPTDSIDDDDLAQDVITGSEETDDNGDPYESIRGEKLTKIFGRTPRDVGNVRDRFDHYEADILFPNRLLIDKDITSGLRVPERRADDGAIYVHHDEIDTCEVDADVRVNTFDIEVDDRSGFPEEGEEPIVCLTSHDSYRDEYIAWLYEAPEATAPSPDALVDHDLMDDGADLEVRAFDSEEAMHEAFLDYIEETDPDVLTGWNFDDFDAPYYVDRLDELGSYGEHDIDSDRLSRVGEVWTSGWGGPNIKGRVVFDLLYGYQRMQRSELDSYRLDAVGEKELDAGKERYTGDIGDLWEDDPERLLEYNVRDVELCVEIDRKQNIVPFWKEVAEFVGCKLEDATTPGDAVDVYILHKAYGRFVLPSKGQQESEDYEGGAVFDPITGVRENVTVLDLKSLYPMCMVTTNASPETKVDPEAYDGETYRAPNGTHFRKEPDGIIREIIDETLAEREQKKALRNEHDPDSEAYDRYDRQQAAVKVIMNSLYGVLGWERFRLYDKEMGAAVTATGREVISFTEDAANEVGHEVAYGDTDSVMLELGGQISTEEAIEESFDIEDHINDAYDEFASEELNADEHRFQIEFEKLYRRFFQAGKKKRYAGHIVWKEGKDVDDIDITGFEYQRSDIAPITKRVQKRVIELIVKEGDVDAVEEYVHDVIEEYQDAAVDLDDIGIPSGIGKRLDNYDTDTAQVRGAKYANLLLGTNFQRGSKPKRVYLQKVHPDFFRELEAENPDIRDDPLYVEFKTDHDVICYEYADQIPESFEIDYDVMLDKTLKGPIERILEALDVSWDEVKSGQTQTGLGNFM from the coding sequence GGCGACGACGCGGCGGACGACCCCGGCGACACGGTCCGCGCGCAAGCGGAAGCGGAAGTCGTCGCGGGGGACGGCGACCCGGTCGTGAACGAAATCGTCTCCGCGGAGGCCGAGGCGCTCCCGGACGCCGACGGCGACGTCGAACTGATGGTCACGCAGGTCGACTACACCGTCGAGGGCGACGGCGACCGCGAGCGCCCGGTCGTCCACGTGTTCGGTCGCACCGCCGACGACACCGCCGAGCACGTCCGCGTCCACGGGTTCCGGCCATATTTCTACGCGCCCACGGACAGCATCGACGATGACGACCTCGCCCAAGACGTCATTACGGGCTCCGAGGAGACCGACGACAACGGCGACCCCTACGAGTCTATCCGGGGCGAGAAGCTCACGAAGATTTTCGGGCGGACGCCCCGCGACGTCGGGAACGTCCGGGACCGCTTCGACCACTACGAGGCGGACATCCTGTTCCCGAACCGCCTGCTCATCGATAAGGACATCACGAGCGGCCTGCGGGTGCCCGAGCGCCGCGCCGACGACGGCGCAATCTACGTCCATCACGACGAAATCGATACCTGCGAGGTGGACGCCGACGTGCGCGTCAACACCTTCGACATCGAGGTCGACGACCGCTCGGGGTTCCCCGAGGAGGGCGAGGAGCCAATCGTCTGCCTGACGAGCCACGACTCCTACCGCGACGAGTACATCGCGTGGCTGTACGAAGCGCCGGAGGCCACCGCACCGTCCCCGGACGCGCTGGTCGACCACGACCTGATGGACGACGGCGCCGACCTCGAAGTGCGGGCGTTCGACAGCGAGGAGGCGATGCACGAGGCGTTCCTCGACTACATCGAGGAGACAGACCCGGACGTGCTGACGGGCTGGAACTTCGACGACTTCGACGCGCCCTACTACGTCGACCGGCTGGACGAACTCGGCTCGTACGGCGAGCACGACATCGACTCCGACCGGCTCTCGCGCGTCGGCGAAGTGTGGACGTCCGGCTGGGGCGGCCCGAACATCAAGGGCCGCGTGGTCTTCGACCTGCTGTACGGCTACCAGCGGATGCAGCGCTCCGAGTTGGACTCCTACCGACTGGACGCGGTCGGCGAGAAGGAACTCGACGCGGGCAAGGAGCGCTACACGGGCGACATCGGCGACCTCTGGGAGGACGACCCCGAGCGCCTGCTGGAGTACAACGTGAGGGACGTGGAACTCTGCGTGGAAATCGACCGCAAGCAGAACATCGTTCCGTTCTGGAAGGAGGTCGCGGAGTTCGTCGGCTGCAAGCTCGAAGACGCGACCACGCCCGGGGACGCGGTGGACGTGTACATCCTGCACAAGGCGTACGGCCGGTTCGTGCTGCCGTCGAAGGGCCAGCAGGAGTCCGAGGACTACGAGGGCGGCGCGGTGTTCGACCCGATTACGGGCGTCCGCGAGAACGTCACCGTGCTCGACCTGAAGAGCCTCTACCCGATGTGCATGGTGACGACGAACGCGTCACCGGAGACGAAAGTCGACCCCGAGGCCTACGACGGTGAGACGTACCGCGCGCCCAACGGGACGCACTTCCGGAAGGAACCGGACGGCATCATCCGCGAGATCATCGACGAGACGCTCGCGGAGCGCGAGCAGAAGAAAGCCCTCAGGAACGAGCACGACCCGGACAGCGAGGCCTACGACCGCTACGACCGCCAGCAGGCCGCAGTCAAAGTCATCATGAACAGCCTCTACGGCGTGCTGGGCTGGGAGCGCTTCCGCCTCTACGACAAGGAGATGGGCGCGGCGGTCACCGCCACGGGCCGCGAAGTCATCTCGTTCACGGAGGACGCCGCCAACGAGGTCGGCCACGAAGTGGCATATGGCGACACGGACAGCGTTATGTTGGAACTCGGAGGTCAGATTTCGACGGAGGAGGCCATCGAGGAGTCGTTCGACATCGAGGACCACATCAACGACGCCTACGACGAGTTCGCCAGCGAGGAGCTGAACGCCGACGAGCACCGCTTCCAGATCGAGTTCGAGAAGCTCTACCGACGGTTCTTCCAGGCGGGCAAGAAGAAGCGCTACGCCGGTCACATCGTCTGGAAGGAGGGGAAGGACGTCGACGACATCGACATCACGGGCTTCGAGTACCAGCGCTCGGACATCGCGCCCATCACCAAGCGCGTCCAGAAGCGCGTCATCGAACTCATCGTCAAGGAGGGCGACGTCGACGCCGTCGAGGAGTACGTCCACGACGTCATCGAGGAGTACCAGGACGCTGCCGTCGACCTCGACGACATCGGCATCCCGAGCGGCATCGGGAAGCGACTGGACAACTACGACACGGACACCGCGCAGGTTCGGGGCGCGAAGTACGCGAACCTCCTGCTGGGCACGAACTTCCAGCGCGGGTCGAAGCCCAAGCGCGTCTACCTGCAGAAGGTCCACCCGGACTTCTTCCGCGAACTGGAAGCGGAGAACCCGGACATCCGCGACGACCCACTCTACGTGGAGTTCAAGACCGACCACGACGTCATCTGCTACGAGTACGCCGACCAGATTCCCGAGTCGTTCGAAATCGACTACGACGTGATGCTCGACAAGACCCTCAAGGGCCCCATCGAGCGCATCCTCGAAGCGCTGGACGTCTCGTGGGACGAGGTCAAGAGCGGGCAGACCCAGACCGGCCTCGGGAACTTCATGTAG